The following are encoded in a window of Streptomyces sp. Go-475 genomic DNA:
- a CDS encoding carbon starvation CstA family protein, with amino-acid sequence MPTSALPESGPRAPEKSRLRSFVVWTAVSLLGAVAWGVLALARGERISAVWLVVAALGSYAIAYRFYSRFIARRVLEPDDRRATPAERLEDGVDFQPTDRRVLLGHHFAAIAGAGPLVGPVLAAQMGYLPGTLWIVAGVIFAGAVQDMVVLFLSMRRDGTSLGQMARDEIGRAGGAAALIAVFAIMIILLGVLALVVVNALAHSPWGTFSVAMTIPIALFMGFWLHVIRPGRVVETSLIGVVLLLLAIVGGSWVQESSLASAFTLSPTTLVFCLVGYGFVASVLPVWMLLAPRDYLSTFMKIGTIALLAVGVVVAAPVMRADAVSDFASSGAGPVFAGGLFPFLFITIACGALSGFHALVASGTTPKLIRKESQVRMIGYGAMLMESFVAIMALIAAATLEPGLYYAMNAPAALLGTTAESASHAVAGLGFTITPDQLTQAARAVEEQTLIARSGGAPTLAVGMSEIFSGVFGGAGMKAFWYHFAIMFEALFILTTVDAGTRVGRFMLQDMLGNVFKPLGRVTWKPGIWLCSALVVAAWGYFLYTGATDPLGGINQLFPLFGIANQLLAAIALAVCTTILIKSGRLRWAWVTGVPLAWVVAITFTAGWQKIFSDDPKIGFFAQRTRYADALDAGQVLPPAKNLDDMHTVVTNSTVDGVLIALFLLLVAVVIGNAAVVCARAIRAPGSLPVTEAPYVESRLDVPEEPLAGARS; translated from the coding sequence ATGCCCACATCAGCCCTGCCCGAATCCGGCCCCCGAGCGCCGGAAAAGTCACGTCTGCGATCGTTTGTGGTGTGGACCGCCGTCTCCCTGCTCGGCGCCGTCGCCTGGGGCGTCCTCGCCCTGGCCCGCGGCGAGCGGATCTCCGCGGTCTGGCTGGTGGTCGCCGCCCTGGGCTCGTACGCCATCGCCTACCGTTTCTACTCCCGGTTCATCGCCCGCCGCGTCCTCGAGCCGGACGACCGCCGGGCCACCCCGGCCGAACGGCTGGAGGACGGCGTCGACTTCCAGCCCACCGACCGCCGGGTGCTGCTCGGCCACCACTTCGCCGCCATCGCCGGCGCCGGACCGCTGGTCGGCCCGGTCCTCGCGGCACAGATGGGCTATCTGCCCGGGACGCTGTGGATCGTGGCGGGGGTGATCTTCGCGGGCGCGGTGCAGGACATGGTCGTGCTGTTCCTGTCGATGCGGCGGGACGGCACCTCGCTCGGCCAGATGGCCCGGGACGAGATCGGCCGGGCGGGCGGGGCCGCCGCCCTGATCGCCGTGTTCGCCATCATGATCATCCTGCTGGGCGTGCTCGCGCTGGTCGTCGTCAACGCCCTCGCGCACAGCCCCTGGGGCACCTTCTCCGTCGCGATGACCATCCCCATCGCCCTGTTCATGGGCTTCTGGCTGCACGTCATCCGCCCGGGCCGGGTCGTCGAGACCAGCCTGATCGGCGTCGTCCTGCTGCTGCTCGCCATCGTCGGCGGCAGCTGGGTGCAGGAGTCCTCGCTGGCCTCCGCCTTCACCCTCAGCCCCACCACCCTCGTGTTCTGCCTGGTCGGCTACGGCTTCGTCGCCTCCGTGCTGCCGGTGTGGATGCTGCTCGCGCCGCGCGACTACCTCTCCACCTTCATGAAGATCGGCACCATCGCCCTGCTCGCGGTCGGCGTGGTCGTCGCCGCGCCGGTGATGCGCGCGGACGCGGTGAGCGACTTCGCCTCCTCCGGCGCCGGGCCCGTCTTCGCCGGGGGCCTGTTCCCCTTCCTCTTCATCACCATCGCCTGCGGCGCGCTGTCCGGCTTCCACGCGCTGGTCGCCTCCGGGACCACCCCGAAGCTGATCCGGAAGGAGTCCCAGGTCCGGATGATCGGCTACGGCGCCATGCTGATGGAGTCGTTCGTCGCGATCATGGCGCTGATCGCCGCGGCGACCCTGGAGCCGGGCCTCTACTACGCCATGAACGCCCCGGCGGCCCTGCTCGGCACCACGGCCGAGTCCGCCTCCCACGCCGTCGCCGGCCTCGGCTTCACCATCACCCCCGACCAGCTCACCCAGGCCGCCAGGGCCGTGGAGGAGCAGACCCTGATCGCCCGCTCCGGCGGGGCGCCGACCCTGGCCGTCGGCATGTCGGAGATCTTCTCCGGGGTCTTCGGGGGCGCCGGGATGAAGGCCTTCTGGTACCACTTCGCGATCATGTTCGAGGCGCTGTTCATCCTGACGACGGTGGACGCCGGCACCCGCGTGGGCCGCTTCATGCTCCAGGACATGCTCGGCAACGTCTTCAAGCCTCTCGGCCGGGTCACCTGGAAGCCGGGCATCTGGCTGTGCAGCGCCCTCGTCGTGGCGGCCTGGGGGTACTTCCTCTACACCGGCGCCACCGACCCGCTCGGCGGGATCAACCAGCTCTTCCCGCTCTTCGGCATCGCCAACCAGCTCCTCGCCGCGATCGCCCTGGCCGTCTGCACCACGATCCTGATCAAGTCCGGCCGGCTGCGCTGGGCCTGGGTCACGGGCGTCCCGCTCGCCTGGGTCGTCGCGATCACCTTCACCGCCGGCTGGCAGAAGATCTTCTCCGACGACCCGAAGATCGGCTTCTTCGCCCAGCGGACGCGGTACGCCGACGCCCTCGACGCGGGCCAGGTGCTGCCGCCCGCCAAGAACCTCGACGACATGCACACCGTGGTCACCAACTCCACCGTGGACGGCGTGCTGATCGCCCTGTTCCTGCTGCTCGTCGCCGTCGTGATCGGCAACGCGGCGGTGGTCTGCGCACGGGCGATCCGGGCCCCGGGCTCCCTGCCGGTGACCGAGGCGCCCTACGTGGAGTCCCGCCTCGACGTGCCGGAGGAGCCGCTGGCGGGAGCCCGCTCATGA
- a CDS encoding DUF3311 domain-containing protein, with the protein MARTGHPRLRRVAVAVLLLAPAAGLLWVPLYAGADPRFAGTPFFYWYQLAWVPGCGLCLLAAYALTERHR; encoded by the coding sequence ATGGCACGGACCGGACATCCCCGGCTACGGCGCGTCGCCGTCGCCGTGCTGCTCCTCGCACCCGCGGCCGGGTTGCTGTGGGTCCCGCTGTACGCCGGGGCGGATCCGCGGTTCGCGGGGACGCCGTTCTTCTACTGGTACCAGCTGGCCTGGGTACCGGGCTGCGGCCTGTGCCTGCTCGCGGCGTACGCGCTGACCGAACGACATCGCTGA